A stretch of Brassica rapa cultivar Chiifu-401-42 chromosome A08, CAAS_Brap_v3.01, whole genome shotgun sequence DNA encodes these proteins:
- the LOC103868066 gene encoding ferredoxin-1, chloroplastic yields the protein MASTALSSAIVNTSFLRRQQPPLSLRSLPLANTQSLFGLRSSTARGGRVTAMATYKVKFITPGGEQEVECEDDVYVLDAAEEAGIDLPYSCRAGSCSSCAGKVVSGFIDQTDQSFLDDDQMSEGYVLTCVAYPTSDVVIETHKEEAIV from the coding sequence ATGGCTTCCACTGCTCTCTCCAGCGCAATCGTGAACACCTCCTTCCTCCGCCGCCAACAGCCACCACTCAGCCTCAGATCTCTCCCTCTGGCCAACACACAATCCCTCTTCGGCCTCAGATCCTCCACAGCACGCGGCGGCCGCGTCACAGCCATGGCTACCTACAAGGTCAAGTTCATCACACCAGGAGGTGAGCAAGAAGTGGAGTGCGAAGACGACGTCTACGTCCTCGACGCTGCGGAGGAAGCAGGTATCGATTTGCCTTACTCATGCCGCGCAGGATCTTGCTCAAGCTGCGCAGGGAAagtcgtctctggcttcattgACCAGACGGACCAGAGCTTCTTAGACGATGACCAGATGAGCGAGGGGTATGTCCTTACCTGTGTCGCTTACCCAACTTCTGATGTCGTCATCGAAACCCACAAAGAAGAAGCCAttgtttaa
- the LOC103868067 gene encoding transmembrane 9 superfamily member 1 translates to MPSSSAVLLLLVPLLATALASDSDHKYQADEQVTLWVNKVGPYNNPQETYNYYSLPFCRPSQNDVHKWGGLGEVLGGNELIDSEIPIKFLKNVDRNVICHLELDEAKVNHFKDAIESSYWFEFFMDDLPLWGFVGELPLDKNSGNGKHVLYTHKSIIVKYNKDQIIHVNLTQDNPRPLEAGRTVDLTYSVQWIPTDVTFARRFDVYLDYPFFEHQIHWFSIFNSFMMVIFLTGLVSMILMRTLRNDYAKYAREDDDLESLERDVNEESGWKLVHGDVFRPPWSLVLLSAVVGTGAQLALLVLLVILMAIVGTLYVGRGAIVTTFIVCYALTSFVSGYVSGGMYSRSGGKHWIKCMVLTASLFPFLCFGIGFLLNTIAIFYGSLAAIPFGTMVVMFVIWGFISFPLALLGTVVGRNWSGVPNNPCRVKTIPRPIPEKKWYLTPSVVSLMGGLLPFGSIFIEMYFVFTSFWNYKVYYVYGFMLLVFVILVIVTVCVTIVGTYFLLNAENYHWQWTSFFSAASTAVYVYLYSIYYYYVKTKMSGFFQTSFYFGYTMMFCLGLGILCGAVGFLGSNLFVRRIYRNIKCD, encoded by the exons ATGCCGTCTTCCTCCGCCGTACTCCTTCTTCTCGTTCCCCTTCTCGCAACTGCTCTCGCCTCCGATTCAGATCACAAG tatcAAGCGGATGAGCAGGTTACCCTGTGGGTGAACAAAGTCGGCCCATATAACAACCCACAAGAAACATACAACTACTACAGCCTCCCGTTCTGCCGCCCCTCTCAAAACGATGTTCACAAATGGGGTGGTCTCGGTGAAGTTCTCGGCGGAAATGAGCTGATTGACAGCGAGATACCGATAAAGTTCCTGA aAAATGTTGACAGAAATGTTATCTGTCACCTTGAACTCGATGAAGCTAAGGTCAATCACTTCAAAGACGCCATCGAATCTAGCTACTGGTTTGAGTTCTTTATGG ATGACCTGCCTTTGTGGG GCTTCGTGGGTGAGCTGCCTCTTGACAAAAATAGTGGAAACGGCAAACATGTACTCTACACACATAAGAGCATTATTGTCAAATACAACAAAGACCAG ataattcATGTTAATCTCACTCAAGATAACCCAAGGCCACTGGAAGCAGGGAGGACAGTGGATCTGACGTATTCTGTGCAATGGATTCCAACTGATGTCACATTTGCCCGACGTTTTGATGTATATCTGGATTATCCGTTCTTTGAGCACCAG ATCCATTGGTTCTCCATCTTTAACTCGTTCATGATGGTTATTTTTCTCACCGGTTTGGTCTCAATGATATTGATGAGGACCCTCAGAAATGATTATGCGAAGTATGCTCGTGAAGATGATGATCTCGAGAGCTTG GAACGGGATGTAAATGAAGAATCCGGTTGGAAACTTGTGCATGGAGATGTATTCAGACCACCATGGAGTCTAGTTCTTCTCTCAGCTGTTGTTGGCACAGGTGCACAGTTGGCGCTGCTTGTTCTTCTTGTCATATTAATGGCCATCGTTGGGACTCTATATGTTGG GAGAGGAGCTATCGTTACAACTTTCATAGTTTGCTATGCTCTGACTTCCTTTGTCTCTGGTTATGTGAGTGGTGGAATGTACTCAAGAAGCGGGG GTAAACATTGGATCAAGTGCATGGTCCTCACGGCTTCTCTCTTCCCCTTTTTGTGCTTTGGAATCGGCTTTCTTCTAAACACAATTGCCATATTCTATGGATCCCTTGCGGCTATTCCTTTCGGAACAATGGTGGTTATGTTCGTCATTTGGGGCTTCATTTCCTTTCCCTTAGCTCTCCTCGGGACAGTCGTTGGAAGAAACTGGAGTGGTGTCCCAAACAATCCATGCCGTGTAAAGACCATTCCACGCCCAATCCCTGAGAAAAAATGGTACTTAACTCCATCGGTTGTCTCTCTGATGGGAGGTTTGCTACCATTTGGAAGCATCTTCATCGAGATGTACTTTGTCTTCACATCCTTCTGGAATTACAAG GTGTACTATGTGTATGGATTCATGCTACTGGTTTTCGTGATTCTAGTGATAGTGACGGTCTGTGTCACAATTGTGGGAACTTATTTCCTGCTGAACGCAGAGAACTATCACTGGCAATGGACTTCTTTTTTCTCTGCTGCTTCAACGGCTGTCTATGTCTACTTATACTCCATCTATTACTACTACGTAAAGACCAAGATGTCTGGATTCTTCCAGACAAGCTTCTACTTTGGATACACAATGATGTTCTGTCTTGGCCTTGGAATCCTTTGCG GAGCTGTTGGATTCTTAGGATCAAATCTCTTTGTAAGGAGGATATACAGAAACATCAAATGCGACTAG
- the LOC103868064 gene encoding uncharacterized protein LOC103868064, producing the protein MTQGEVQLQPPDSQKLSDSAPLLGPSPSSSSSSSASTVDHEINAEEEEDDLESGGSASAPCCRICLENDSDLLGDELISPCMCKGTQQFVHRSCLDHWRSVKEGFAFSHCTTCKAQFHLRVEPFEDNNTWRRKAKFRLFVARDVLLVFVAVQTVIAVMAGFAYVMDKDGEFRNSFNDDWDRILSKHPIPFYYCIGVVTFFVLIGFLGLILHCSSLNGNDPRMDGCQNCCYGWGILDCFPASMEACFALVIVFVVVFAILGLAYGFLAATMAIQRIWQRHYHILTKRELTKEYIVEDLHGCYTPPKLDAEHEARLKMLKLM; encoded by the exons ATGACGCAAGGCGAAGTACAATTACAGCCACCGGATTCACAAAAGCTAAGCGATTCCGCTCCCTTGCTAGGAccctctccatcttcttcttcttcctcctccgcgTCCACCGTCGATCACGAGATAAAcgccgaagaagaagaagatgatctaGAGAGCGGCGGCTCCGCTTCGGCTCCTTGCTGTCGTATCTGTCTAGAGAACGATTCCGATTTGCTAGGAGACGAATTGATATCGCCGTGTATGTGCAAAGGCACTCAGCAGTTCGTGCATCGCTCGTGTCTCGATCATTGGCGATCGGTTAAGGAAGGGTTCGCCTTTTCGCATTGTACAACGTGCAAAGCTCAGTTTCATCTCCGTGTTGAGCCTTTTGAGGATAATAACACGTGGCGGAGGAAAGCTAAGTTTAGGCTCTTTGTTGCTAGGGATGTGCTTTTGGTGTTCGTAGCTGTGCAGACT GTTATTGCCGTGATGGCTGGATTTGCATACGTAATGGATAAAGACGGAGAGTTTCGCAACTCTTTCAACGATGATTGGGATCGTATACTGTCTAAACATCCCATCCCTTTCTACTATTGCATCG GTGTTGTAACCTTCTTTGTACTGATTGGCTTTCTCGGACTCATCCTGCATTGCTCTTCTCTCAACGGCAATGACCCGAGGATGGACGGGTGTCAGAACTGCTGTTACGGATGGGGGATCTTGGACTGTTTCCCTGCATCGATGGAAGCTTGTTTCGCTCTCGTTATTGTCTTTGTTGTCGTCTTCGCCATTCTTGGTTTAGCGTATGGCTTTCTCGCTGCAACTATGGCTATTCAAAGGATATGGCAGAGACATTACCATATTCTCACTAAGAGAGAGCTCACAAAGGAGTACATTGTGGAGGATCTTCACGGGTGTTACACTCCCCCGAAGCTGGATGCGGAGCATGAAGCAAGGCTGAAGATGCTGAAACTTATGTGA
- the LOC103868063 gene encoding serine/arginine repetitive matrix protein 2-like, with the protein MATPRSPATDFFGISKTACKAYKSLVTKLHPLSSHRKSDSNADSANHLEEKFAEEDDLIAARKGLRLQSMDDSSVFKRRSSSLRSNSTSSRRSHTPQARPTYLSSSSSSSNRRSFFSRSTSRGHKSRPVSNNASPMTSSPSPTGKDQTLADLFGDVEGLTSPPPPMITKSRSKRDKKNSGSVAFRKSKSTRDTAGSMGRSISRRSSTPIVFSQSTPPKKPPAVEKMLECTLEELCHGGVKNIKITRDVITDEGLIMKQEETLRVNIKPGWKKGTKITFEGVGNEKPGYLPEDIIFVVEEKRHSLFKSRGDDLEIAVEIPLLKALTGCNLSVPLLSGESMSISVGEVIFHGFEKAIKGQGLPNGKEDGRRGDLIITFLVSFPRELSEEHRSMAYEVLKDCSWA; encoded by the exons ATGGCGACTCCAAGATCACCGGCGACAGATTTCTTCGGAATCTCAAAGACAGCATGCAAAGCATACAAGTCCCTCGTCACCAAATTGCACCCTCTCTCTTCTCATCGCAAATCCGACTCCAACGCCGATTCC GCAAACCATCTGGAGGAGAAATTCGCGGAGGAGGATGACCTGATCGCTGCTAGAAAAGGTCTACGGTTACAAAGCATGGACGATAGCTCCGTCTTCAAACGCCGTTCTTCTTCTCTGCGATCAAACTCCACCAGCAGCCGCCGCAGCCACACGCCGCAAGCTCGTCCGACCTACCTCTCCtcgtcctcctcctcttccaacCGCCGATCTTTTTTCTCAAGAAGCACCAGCCGCGGTCACAAATCGCGCCCCGTCTCGAACAACGCGAGCCCCATGACGTCGTCACCGAGCCCGACAGGGAAAGATCAGACGTTAGCTGATTTGTTCGGGGACGTGGAAGGGCTAacgtctcctcctcctcctatgATTACGAAGAGCCGAAGCAAGAGAGATAAAAAGAACAGCGGCTCTGTGGCGTTTAGGAAGAGCAAGAGCACGAGGGATACGGCTGGTTCGATGGGGAGGAGCATAAGCAGGAGGAGCTCAACGCCGATTGTTTTCTCGCAGTCGACGCCGCCGAAGAAGCCGCCGGCTGTGGAGAAAATGCTTGAGTGTACGTTGGAAGAACTCTGCCATGGGGGAGTCAAGAACATCAAGATCACTAGAGACGTCATCACCGATGAAGG ATTGATTATGAAACAAGAAGAGACGTTAAGAGTAAACATCAAACCAGGATGGAAGAAAGGGACCAAGATCACATTCGAAGGAGTAGGGAACGAGAAACCTGGCTACCTCCCGGAAGACATCATATTCGTTGTTGAAGAGAAGAGACACTCTCTGTTCAAAAGCCGTGGAGATGACTTAGAGATTGCGGTCGAGATCCCTCTCCTAAAGGCTTTAACGGGGTGTAATCTCTCTGTGCCGTTGTTGAGTGGTGAGTCAATGTCAATATCTGTAGGAGAAGTGATCTTTCATGGATTCGAGAAGGCGATCAAAGGTCAAGGTTTGCCAAATGGTAAAGAAGATGGTAGACGTGGGGATTTGATAATAACTTTCTTAGTGAGTTTCCCTAGAGAGTTGAGCGAAGAGCATAGATCAATGGCCTATGAGGTCTTAAAAGATTGTTCTTGGGCATAA